The following proteins are encoded in a genomic region of Brachypodium distachyon strain Bd21 chromosome 1, Brachypodium_distachyon_v3.0, whole genome shotgun sequence:
- the LOC100837629 gene encoding phospholipid-transporting ATPase 2 isoform X1: MKRFVYINDESYQNDYCDNQISNTKYTLWNFLPKNLWEQFRRFMNQYFLLIACLQLWSLITPVNPASTWGPLIIIFAVSATKEAWDDYNRYISDKQANEKKVWIVKNGARKHIQAQDIRVGNIVWIRENEEVPCDLVLTGTSEPQGICHVETAALDGEIDLKTRVIPPTCAGLDAEQLHKIKGVIECPIPDKDIRRFDANIRLFPPFIDNDICPLTINNTLLQSCYLRNTEWACGVAVYTGNETKLGMSRGVPEPKLTAMDAMIDKLTGAIFLFQLAVVVVLGSAGNVWKDTEARKQWYVKYDDDEPWYQILVIPLRFELLCSIMIPISIKVSLDFVKSLYAKFIDWDEEMYDKETDTPAHAANTAISEDLGQVEYILTDKTGTLTENKMIFRRCCIGGTLYGNESGDALKDVELLNAVANNSPHVIKFLTVMALCNTVIPIKSPSGQISYKAQSQDEDALVNAASNLHMVLVSKNGNNAEIHFNRRVVQYEILDVLEFTSDRKRMSVLISDSESGKIFLLSKGADEAILPLAYSGQQIKTFIDAVDKYAQLGLRTLCLAWRELGLQEYLEWSRLFKEANSALIDREWKVAEVCQKLEHTLDILGISAIEDRLQAGVPETIEILRQSGINFWMLTGDKQSTAIQIALLCNLISSEPKGQLLYINGKTEDEVARSLERVLLTMRITSSEPKEQELAFVVDGWALEIILTRYKEAFTELAVLSKTAICCRVTPSQKAQLVKLLKSCDYRTLAIGDGGNDVRMIQQAHIGVGISGREGLQAARAADYSIGKFRFLKRLILVHGRYSYNRTAFLSQYSFYKSLLICFIQILFSFVSGIAGTSLFNSVSLMAYNVFYTSIPVLTTVLDKDLSERTVTQNPEILLYCQAGRLLNPSTFAGWFGRSLYHAIVVFLITIHVYANEKSEMEELSMVALSGSIWLQAFVVTLEMNSFTFVQFLGIWGNFAAFYIINFGISSIPSAGMYTIMFRLCRQPSYWITMLLISGVGMGPVLALKYFRYTYSPSAINILQKAERSRGPMYTLVNLESQLRLDNNATDSISSMPVKKSSVYEPLLSDSPMASRRSVASSSFDIFQPAQSRVPASYPRNIKAS, translated from the exons ATGAAGCGCTTTGTCTACATAAATGACGAGTCTTACCAGAATGACTACTGTGATAACCAGATTTCTAACACAAAGTATACCTTATGGAACTTCCTGCCAAAAAATCTATGGGAGCAATTCAG GCGTTTCATGAATCAATATTTCTTGTTGATAGCGTGTCTCCAACTATGGTCACTCATTACTCCTGTAAACCCCGCAAGCACATGGGGCCCACTTATAATAATATTTGCAGTTTCGGCAACCAAAGAGGCCTGGGATGACTACAATAGGTATATTTCAGACAAGCAAGCGAATGAGAAGAAAGTGTGGATTGTAAAGAATGGTGCTCGTAAACAT ATTCAAGCACAAGATATCCGTGTAGGTAACATTGTATGGATTCGGGAGAATGAAGAAGTTCCATGTGACCTTGTTTTAACAGGAACTTCTGAACCACAAGGCATTTGTCATGTTGAG ACAGCTGCCCTTGATGGGGAAATTGACTTGAAGACAAGGGTAATCCCACCAACGTGTGCAGGACTGGACGCTGAACAGTTGCACAAAATAAAG GGTGTCATTGAGTGCCCAATTCCAGACAAAGACATAAGAAGATTCGATGCAAACATCAGACTGTTCCCTCCATTTATTGACAACGACATTTGTCCATTGACTATTAATAACACATTGCTACAATCATGCTACTTGAGAAATACAGAATGGGCTTGTGGAGTAGCAGTTTATACAG GCAATGAGACTAAGTTGGGGATGAGTAGGGGTGTCCCAGAGCCCAAGCTTACTGCCATGGATGCAATGATTGATAAGCTTACCGGTGCAATATTCTTATTCCAACTTGCAGTTGTTGTCGTTCTTGGATCTGCAGGCAACGTTTGGAAGGACACTGAAGCTCGCAAG CAATGGTATGTCAAGTACGACGATGATGAACCATGGTATCAAATTTTGGTTATCCCTCTGCGCTTTGAGCTATTGTGTTCCATTATGATTCCCATTTCAATAAAG GTTTCTTTGGACTTTGTTAAAAGTCTTTATGCAAAGTTCATAGATTGGGATGAGGAGATGTACGACAAGGAAACAGATACACCAGCCCATGCAGCAAA CACAGCAATCAGTGAAGACTTGGGACAAGTTGAGTATATTTTGACAGATAAAACTGGCACTCTGACTGAAAACAAGATGATCTTCAGAAGGTGCTGTATTGGGGGTACCTTGTATGGGAATGAAAGTGGCGACGCGCTTAAAG ATGTCGAACTGCTGAATGCTGTTGCCAATAATTCGCCTCATGTCATTAAATTCTTGACAGTCATGGCCCTCTGCAATACAGTTATTCCTATCAAAAG TCCTAGCGGGCAAATATCATATAAAGCTCAGTCCCAGGATGAGGATGCTCTTGTAAATGCAGCCTCTAATTTGCATATGGTCCTTGTCAGCAAGAATGGAAATAACGCTG AAATTCACTTCAACAGACGGGTTGTTCAATATGAGATACTTGACGTTCTAGAATTCACCTCTGACCGGAAAAGAATGTCTGTTCTGATATCGGATAGTGAAAGTGGCAAGATTTTCCTCTTGTCTAAAGGTGCAGATGAGGCTATTCTTCCTTTGGCTTATTCTG GACAGCAAATAAAGACATTTATTGACGCGGTCGACAAATATGCTCAGCTGGGATTACGCACACTCTGTTTGGCATGGCGTGAGCTTGGCTTGCAGGAGTATCTAGAATGGTCTCGGTTATTTAAGGAAGCCAACAGCGCATTGATTGACAGAGAG TGGAAAGTTGCTGAGGTTTGCCAGAAATTAGAGCACACCCTGGATATTCTAGGTATCAGTGCTATAGAGGATCGCCTCCAG GCTGGTGTTCCAGAAACTATTGAAATACTGAGACAGTCAGGAATCAACTTTTGGATGTTAACTGGAGATAAACAAAGCACTGCTATTCAAATAGCTCTTTTGTGCAACTTGATTTCTTCAG AGCCCAAGGGTCAACTCTTGTATATCAATGGGAAAACTGAAGATGAAGTTGCTAGGAGCTTGGAAAGAGTTCTACTCACTATGAGGATAACTTCTTCTGAACCCAAG GAACAGGAGTTAGCTTTTGTCGTGGATGGTTGGGCTCTTGAAATTATTCTAACACGCTATAAGGAAGCTTTTACTGAACTAGCAGTTCTTTCAAAGACAGCAATCTGCTGTCGTGTTACACCTTCACAGAAAGCACAG CTCGTCAAGCTTCTAAAGTCATGTGACTATCGAACTTTGGCAATTGGTGACGGTGGGAATGATGTCAGGATGATACAACAGGCTCACATTGGTGTAGGAATTAGTGGTAGAGAAGGTCTTCAAGCAGCAAGGGCGGCTGACTATAGCATTGGCA AATTCAGGTTTCTGAAAAGGCTTATTCTTGTCCACGGGCGATACTCATACAACCGTACTGCCTTTCTTTCGCAGTATTCGTTCTACAAGTCATTGTTAATTTGCTTTATTCAGATACT gttttcttttgtttcggGTATTGCTGGAACAAGTTTGTTCAACTCAGTCAGTTTGATGGCTTATAATGTCTTCTACACAAGCATTCCTGTTTTAACTACTGTTCTGGACAAGGATTTATCTGAAAGGACAGTGACACAGAACCCAGAGATTTTACTTTACTGCCAGGCTGGAAG GCTTTTGAATCCAAGTACTTTTGCTGGTTGGTTTGGCCGATCATTGTATCAT GCAATTGTTGTTTTCTTAATCACCATTCATGTTTATGCCAATGAAAAAAGTGAGATGGAGGAGTTGTCAATGGTTGCCCTCTCAGGAAGTATTTGGTTGCAGGCATTTGTTGTGACATTGGAGATGAA TTCTTTCACATTTGTGCAGTTTCTGGGAATATGGGGAAATTTTGCTGCTTTCTACATCATAAATTTCGGTATCAGCAGCATACCATCTGCTGGGATGTACACTATCATGTTCCGTCTTTGCAGACAACCATCCTACTGGATAACGATGCTG CTAATCAGTGgagttggcatgggtcctgtATTAGCTCTGAAATATTTCAGATATACATACAGTCCTAGTGCCATTAACATTCTTCAGAAGGCCGAGCGATCGCGTGGGCCAATGTACACCCTGGTAAATCTTGAATCTCAACTGAGATTAGACAACAATGCGACCGATTCGATTTCGAGCATGCCAGTCAAGAAGAGCTCAGTTTATGAGCCCCTACTGTCTGATTCTCCCATGGCATCCAGGAGATCTgtagcatcatcatcatttgaCATCTTTCAGCCAGCACAGTCAAGGGTTCCTGCCTCTTATCCCAGAAATATTAAAGCCAGTTAA
- the LOC100837629 gene encoding phospholipid-transporting ATPase 2 isoform X2, translating to MKRFVYINDESYQNDYCDNQISNTKYTLWNFLPKNLWEQFRRFMNQYFLLIACLQLWSLITPVNPASTWGPLIIIFAVSATKEAWDDYNRYISDKQANEKKVWIVKNGARKHIQAQDIRVGNIVWIRENEEVPCDLVLTGTSEPQGICHVETAALDGEIDLKTRVIPPTCAGLDAEQLHKIKGVIECPIPDKDIRRFDANIRLFPPFIDNDICPLTINNTLLQSCYLRNTEWACGVAVYTGNETKLGMSRGVPEPKLTAMDAMIDKLTGAIFLFQLAVVVVLGSAGNVWKDTEARKQWYVKYDDDEPWYQILVIPLRFELLCSIMIPISIKVSLDFVKSLYAKFIDWDEEMYDKETDTPAHAANTAISEDLGQVEYILTDKTGTLTENKMIFRRCCIGGTLYGNESGDALKDVELLNAVANNSPHVIKFLTVMALCNTVIPIKSPSGQISYKAQSQDEDALVNAASNLHMVLVSKNGNNAEIHFNRRVVQYEILDVLEFTSDRKRMSVLISDSESGKIFLLSKGADEAILPLAYSGQQIKTFIDAVDKYAQLGLRTLCLAWRELGLQEYLEWSRLFKEANSALIDREWKVAEVCQKLEHTLDILGISAIEDRLQAGVPETIEILRQSGINFWMLTGDKQSTAIQIALLCNLISSEPKGQLLYINGKTEDEVARSLERVLLTMRITSSEPKELAFVVDGWALEIILTRYKEAFTELAVLSKTAICCRVTPSQKAQLVKLLKSCDYRTLAIGDGGNDVRMIQQAHIGVGISGREGLQAARAADYSIGKFRFLKRLILVHGRYSYNRTAFLSQYSFYKSLLICFIQILFSFVSGIAGTSLFNSVSLMAYNVFYTSIPVLTTVLDKDLSERTVTQNPEILLYCQAGRLLNPSTFAGWFGRSLYHAIVVFLITIHVYANEKSEMEELSMVALSGSIWLQAFVVTLEMNSFTFVQFLGIWGNFAAFYIINFGISSIPSAGMYTIMFRLCRQPSYWITMLLISGVGMGPVLALKYFRYTYSPSAINILQKAERSRGPMYTLVNLESQLRLDNNATDSISSMPVKKSSVYEPLLSDSPMASRRSVASSSFDIFQPAQSRVPASYPRNIKAS from the exons ATGAAGCGCTTTGTCTACATAAATGACGAGTCTTACCAGAATGACTACTGTGATAACCAGATTTCTAACACAAAGTATACCTTATGGAACTTCCTGCCAAAAAATCTATGGGAGCAATTCAG GCGTTTCATGAATCAATATTTCTTGTTGATAGCGTGTCTCCAACTATGGTCACTCATTACTCCTGTAAACCCCGCAAGCACATGGGGCCCACTTATAATAATATTTGCAGTTTCGGCAACCAAAGAGGCCTGGGATGACTACAATAGGTATATTTCAGACAAGCAAGCGAATGAGAAGAAAGTGTGGATTGTAAAGAATGGTGCTCGTAAACAT ATTCAAGCACAAGATATCCGTGTAGGTAACATTGTATGGATTCGGGAGAATGAAGAAGTTCCATGTGACCTTGTTTTAACAGGAACTTCTGAACCACAAGGCATTTGTCATGTTGAG ACAGCTGCCCTTGATGGGGAAATTGACTTGAAGACAAGGGTAATCCCACCAACGTGTGCAGGACTGGACGCTGAACAGTTGCACAAAATAAAG GGTGTCATTGAGTGCCCAATTCCAGACAAAGACATAAGAAGATTCGATGCAAACATCAGACTGTTCCCTCCATTTATTGACAACGACATTTGTCCATTGACTATTAATAACACATTGCTACAATCATGCTACTTGAGAAATACAGAATGGGCTTGTGGAGTAGCAGTTTATACAG GCAATGAGACTAAGTTGGGGATGAGTAGGGGTGTCCCAGAGCCCAAGCTTACTGCCATGGATGCAATGATTGATAAGCTTACCGGTGCAATATTCTTATTCCAACTTGCAGTTGTTGTCGTTCTTGGATCTGCAGGCAACGTTTGGAAGGACACTGAAGCTCGCAAG CAATGGTATGTCAAGTACGACGATGATGAACCATGGTATCAAATTTTGGTTATCCCTCTGCGCTTTGAGCTATTGTGTTCCATTATGATTCCCATTTCAATAAAG GTTTCTTTGGACTTTGTTAAAAGTCTTTATGCAAAGTTCATAGATTGGGATGAGGAGATGTACGACAAGGAAACAGATACACCAGCCCATGCAGCAAA CACAGCAATCAGTGAAGACTTGGGACAAGTTGAGTATATTTTGACAGATAAAACTGGCACTCTGACTGAAAACAAGATGATCTTCAGAAGGTGCTGTATTGGGGGTACCTTGTATGGGAATGAAAGTGGCGACGCGCTTAAAG ATGTCGAACTGCTGAATGCTGTTGCCAATAATTCGCCTCATGTCATTAAATTCTTGACAGTCATGGCCCTCTGCAATACAGTTATTCCTATCAAAAG TCCTAGCGGGCAAATATCATATAAAGCTCAGTCCCAGGATGAGGATGCTCTTGTAAATGCAGCCTCTAATTTGCATATGGTCCTTGTCAGCAAGAATGGAAATAACGCTG AAATTCACTTCAACAGACGGGTTGTTCAATATGAGATACTTGACGTTCTAGAATTCACCTCTGACCGGAAAAGAATGTCTGTTCTGATATCGGATAGTGAAAGTGGCAAGATTTTCCTCTTGTCTAAAGGTGCAGATGAGGCTATTCTTCCTTTGGCTTATTCTG GACAGCAAATAAAGACATTTATTGACGCGGTCGACAAATATGCTCAGCTGGGATTACGCACACTCTGTTTGGCATGGCGTGAGCTTGGCTTGCAGGAGTATCTAGAATGGTCTCGGTTATTTAAGGAAGCCAACAGCGCATTGATTGACAGAGAG TGGAAAGTTGCTGAGGTTTGCCAGAAATTAGAGCACACCCTGGATATTCTAGGTATCAGTGCTATAGAGGATCGCCTCCAG GCTGGTGTTCCAGAAACTATTGAAATACTGAGACAGTCAGGAATCAACTTTTGGATGTTAACTGGAGATAAACAAAGCACTGCTATTCAAATAGCTCTTTTGTGCAACTTGATTTCTTCAG AGCCCAAGGGTCAACTCTTGTATATCAATGGGAAAACTGAAGATGAAGTTGCTAGGAGCTTGGAAAGAGTTCTACTCACTATGAGGATAACTTCTTCTGAACCCAAG GAGTTAGCTTTTGTCGTGGATGGTTGGGCTCTTGAAATTATTCTAACACGCTATAAGGAAGCTTTTACTGAACTAGCAGTTCTTTCAAAGACAGCAATCTGCTGTCGTGTTACACCTTCACAGAAAGCACAG CTCGTCAAGCTTCTAAAGTCATGTGACTATCGAACTTTGGCAATTGGTGACGGTGGGAATGATGTCAGGATGATACAACAGGCTCACATTGGTGTAGGAATTAGTGGTAGAGAAGGTCTTCAAGCAGCAAGGGCGGCTGACTATAGCATTGGCA AATTCAGGTTTCTGAAAAGGCTTATTCTTGTCCACGGGCGATACTCATACAACCGTACTGCCTTTCTTTCGCAGTATTCGTTCTACAAGTCATTGTTAATTTGCTTTATTCAGATACT gttttcttttgtttcggGTATTGCTGGAACAAGTTTGTTCAACTCAGTCAGTTTGATGGCTTATAATGTCTTCTACACAAGCATTCCTGTTTTAACTACTGTTCTGGACAAGGATTTATCTGAAAGGACAGTGACACAGAACCCAGAGATTTTACTTTACTGCCAGGCTGGAAG GCTTTTGAATCCAAGTACTTTTGCTGGTTGGTTTGGCCGATCATTGTATCAT GCAATTGTTGTTTTCTTAATCACCATTCATGTTTATGCCAATGAAAAAAGTGAGATGGAGGAGTTGTCAATGGTTGCCCTCTCAGGAAGTATTTGGTTGCAGGCATTTGTTGTGACATTGGAGATGAA TTCTTTCACATTTGTGCAGTTTCTGGGAATATGGGGAAATTTTGCTGCTTTCTACATCATAAATTTCGGTATCAGCAGCATACCATCTGCTGGGATGTACACTATCATGTTCCGTCTTTGCAGACAACCATCCTACTGGATAACGATGCTG CTAATCAGTGgagttggcatgggtcctgtATTAGCTCTGAAATATTTCAGATATACATACAGTCCTAGTGCCATTAACATTCTTCAGAAGGCCGAGCGATCGCGTGGGCCAATGTACACCCTGGTAAATCTTGAATCTCAACTGAGATTAGACAACAATGCGACCGATTCGATTTCGAGCATGCCAGTCAAGAAGAGCTCAGTTTATGAGCCCCTACTGTCTGATTCTCCCATGGCATCCAGGAGATCTgtagcatcatcatcatttgaCATCTTTCAGCCAGCACAGTCAAGGGTTCCTGCCTCTTATCCCAGAAATATTAAAGCCAGTTAA
- the LOC100837629 gene encoding phospholipid-transporting ATPase 2 isoform X3 yields MKRFVYINDESYQNDYCDNQISNTKYTLWNFLPKNLWEQFRRFMNQYFLLIACLQLWSLITPVNPASTWGPLIIIFAVSATKEAWDDYNRYISDKQANEKKVWIVKNGARKHIQAQDIRVGNIVWIRENEEVPCDLVLTGTSEPQGICHVETAALDGEIDLKTRVIPPTCAGLDAEQLHKIKGVIECPIPDKDIRRFDANIRLFPPFIDNDICPLTINNTLLQSCYLRNTEWACGVAVYTGNETKLGMSRGVPEPKLTAMDAMIDKLTGAIFLFQLAVVVVLGSAGNVWKDTEARKQWYVKYDDDEPWYQILVIPLRFELLCSIMIPISIKVSLDFVKSLYAKFIDWDEEMYDKETDTPAHAANTAISEDLGQVEYILTDKTGTLTENKMIFRRCCIGGTLYGNESGDALKDVELLNAVANNSPHVIKFLTVMALCNTVIPIKSPSGQISYKAQSQDEDALVNAASNLHMVLVSKNGNNAEIHFNRRVVQYEILDVLEFTSDRKRMSVLISDSESGKIFLLSKGADEAILPLAYSGQQIKTFIDAVDKYAQLGLRTLCLAWRELGLQEYLEWSRLFKEANSALIDREWKVAEVCQKLEHTLDILGISAIEDRLQAGVPETIEILRQSGINFWMLTGDKQSTAIQIALLCNLISSEPKGQLLYINGKTEDEVARSLERVLLTMRITSSEPKEQELAFVVDGWALEIILTRYKEAFTELAVLSKTAICCRVTPSQKAQLVKLLKSCDYRTLAIGDGGNDVRMIQQAHIGVGISGREGLQAARAADYSIGKFRFLKRLILVHGRYSYNRTAFLSQYSFYKSLLICFIQILFSFVSGIAGTSLFNSVSLMAYNVFYTSIPVLTTVLDKDLSERTVTQNPEILLYCQAGRLLNPSTFAGWFGRSLYHAIVVFLITIHVYANEKSEMEELSMVALSGSIWLQAFVVTLEMNSFTFVQFLGIWGNFAAFYIINFGISSIPSAGMYTIMFRLCRQPSYWITMLLISGVGMGPVLALKYFRYTYSPSAINILQKAERSRGPMYTLVHL; encoded by the exons ATGAAGCGCTTTGTCTACATAAATGACGAGTCTTACCAGAATGACTACTGTGATAACCAGATTTCTAACACAAAGTATACCTTATGGAACTTCCTGCCAAAAAATCTATGGGAGCAATTCAG GCGTTTCATGAATCAATATTTCTTGTTGATAGCGTGTCTCCAACTATGGTCACTCATTACTCCTGTAAACCCCGCAAGCACATGGGGCCCACTTATAATAATATTTGCAGTTTCGGCAACCAAAGAGGCCTGGGATGACTACAATAGGTATATTTCAGACAAGCAAGCGAATGAGAAGAAAGTGTGGATTGTAAAGAATGGTGCTCGTAAACAT ATTCAAGCACAAGATATCCGTGTAGGTAACATTGTATGGATTCGGGAGAATGAAGAAGTTCCATGTGACCTTGTTTTAACAGGAACTTCTGAACCACAAGGCATTTGTCATGTTGAG ACAGCTGCCCTTGATGGGGAAATTGACTTGAAGACAAGGGTAATCCCACCAACGTGTGCAGGACTGGACGCTGAACAGTTGCACAAAATAAAG GGTGTCATTGAGTGCCCAATTCCAGACAAAGACATAAGAAGATTCGATGCAAACATCAGACTGTTCCCTCCATTTATTGACAACGACATTTGTCCATTGACTATTAATAACACATTGCTACAATCATGCTACTTGAGAAATACAGAATGGGCTTGTGGAGTAGCAGTTTATACAG GCAATGAGACTAAGTTGGGGATGAGTAGGGGTGTCCCAGAGCCCAAGCTTACTGCCATGGATGCAATGATTGATAAGCTTACCGGTGCAATATTCTTATTCCAACTTGCAGTTGTTGTCGTTCTTGGATCTGCAGGCAACGTTTGGAAGGACACTGAAGCTCGCAAG CAATGGTATGTCAAGTACGACGATGATGAACCATGGTATCAAATTTTGGTTATCCCTCTGCGCTTTGAGCTATTGTGTTCCATTATGATTCCCATTTCAATAAAG GTTTCTTTGGACTTTGTTAAAAGTCTTTATGCAAAGTTCATAGATTGGGATGAGGAGATGTACGACAAGGAAACAGATACACCAGCCCATGCAGCAAA CACAGCAATCAGTGAAGACTTGGGACAAGTTGAGTATATTTTGACAGATAAAACTGGCACTCTGACTGAAAACAAGATGATCTTCAGAAGGTGCTGTATTGGGGGTACCTTGTATGGGAATGAAAGTGGCGACGCGCTTAAAG ATGTCGAACTGCTGAATGCTGTTGCCAATAATTCGCCTCATGTCATTAAATTCTTGACAGTCATGGCCCTCTGCAATACAGTTATTCCTATCAAAAG TCCTAGCGGGCAAATATCATATAAAGCTCAGTCCCAGGATGAGGATGCTCTTGTAAATGCAGCCTCTAATTTGCATATGGTCCTTGTCAGCAAGAATGGAAATAACGCTG AAATTCACTTCAACAGACGGGTTGTTCAATATGAGATACTTGACGTTCTAGAATTCACCTCTGACCGGAAAAGAATGTCTGTTCTGATATCGGATAGTGAAAGTGGCAAGATTTTCCTCTTGTCTAAAGGTGCAGATGAGGCTATTCTTCCTTTGGCTTATTCTG GACAGCAAATAAAGACATTTATTGACGCGGTCGACAAATATGCTCAGCTGGGATTACGCACACTCTGTTTGGCATGGCGTGAGCTTGGCTTGCAGGAGTATCTAGAATGGTCTCGGTTATTTAAGGAAGCCAACAGCGCATTGATTGACAGAGAG TGGAAAGTTGCTGAGGTTTGCCAGAAATTAGAGCACACCCTGGATATTCTAGGTATCAGTGCTATAGAGGATCGCCTCCAG GCTGGTGTTCCAGAAACTATTGAAATACTGAGACAGTCAGGAATCAACTTTTGGATGTTAACTGGAGATAAACAAAGCACTGCTATTCAAATAGCTCTTTTGTGCAACTTGATTTCTTCAG AGCCCAAGGGTCAACTCTTGTATATCAATGGGAAAACTGAAGATGAAGTTGCTAGGAGCTTGGAAAGAGTTCTACTCACTATGAGGATAACTTCTTCTGAACCCAAG GAACAGGAGTTAGCTTTTGTCGTGGATGGTTGGGCTCTTGAAATTATTCTAACACGCTATAAGGAAGCTTTTACTGAACTAGCAGTTCTTTCAAAGACAGCAATCTGCTGTCGTGTTACACCTTCACAGAAAGCACAG CTCGTCAAGCTTCTAAAGTCATGTGACTATCGAACTTTGGCAATTGGTGACGGTGGGAATGATGTCAGGATGATACAACAGGCTCACATTGGTGTAGGAATTAGTGGTAGAGAAGGTCTTCAAGCAGCAAGGGCGGCTGACTATAGCATTGGCA AATTCAGGTTTCTGAAAAGGCTTATTCTTGTCCACGGGCGATACTCATACAACCGTACTGCCTTTCTTTCGCAGTATTCGTTCTACAAGTCATTGTTAATTTGCTTTATTCAGATACT gttttcttttgtttcggGTATTGCTGGAACAAGTTTGTTCAACTCAGTCAGTTTGATGGCTTATAATGTCTTCTACACAAGCATTCCTGTTTTAACTACTGTTCTGGACAAGGATTTATCTGAAAGGACAGTGACACAGAACCCAGAGATTTTACTTTACTGCCAGGCTGGAAG GCTTTTGAATCCAAGTACTTTTGCTGGTTGGTTTGGCCGATCATTGTATCAT GCAATTGTTGTTTTCTTAATCACCATTCATGTTTATGCCAATGAAAAAAGTGAGATGGAGGAGTTGTCAATGGTTGCCCTCTCAGGAAGTATTTGGTTGCAGGCATTTGTTGTGACATTGGAGATGAA TTCTTTCACATTTGTGCAGTTTCTGGGAATATGGGGAAATTTTGCTGCTTTCTACATCATAAATTTCGGTATCAGCAGCATACCATCTGCTGGGATGTACACTATCATGTTCCGTCTTTGCAGACAACCATCCTACTGGATAACGATGCTG CTAATCAGTGgagttggcatgggtcctgtATTAGCTCTGAAATATTTCAGATATACATACAGTCCTAGTGCCATTAACATTCTTCAGAAGGCCGAGCGATCGCGTGGGCCAATGTACACCCTG GTACACTTATGA
- the LOC100837940 gene encoding uncharacterized protein LOC100837940: MVSMCFLVEQRRKVRSSKPAAGICSRCGGCASVADMETATRLCYLLTVHRVTWRAIICTFCGAMLKSYRHYRLHY, encoded by the coding sequence ATGGTGTCGATGTGCTTTTTggtggagcagcggcggaagGTGCGGAGCAgcaagccggcggcggggatctGCTCGCGGTGCGGCGGGTGCGCGAGCGTGGCGGACATGGAGACGGCCACACGCCTCTGCTACCTGCTCACCGTGCACCGGGTCACCTGGCGCGCCATCATCTGCACCTTCTGCGGGGCCATGCTCAAGTCGTACCGACACTACCGCCTCCACTACTag